One Sphaeramia orbicularis chromosome 21, fSphaOr1.1, whole genome shotgun sequence DNA window includes the following coding sequences:
- the LOC115412005 gene encoding trace amine-associated receptor 1-like — translation MCTVGNGGSHSHLTAAKTEVLVYHILLFIFSPLTVALNLVVIISVAHFRQLHTPTNLLLLSLAVSDLLVGLVLMPAGIHLQLSCWFLGDSMCSLYTFFAWWSVSASVGDMVLISVDRYVAICDPLHYTNKARAMRSHITSITAQRSGKAVANKSELKAARSLGVLVVVFLICFCPYYILTLTGNSFIPSLSSYMTFVMYLNSCVNPLIYSLFYPWFRKAVRLIFTLQILQSDSCDSTMV, via the exons ATGTGTACTGTGGGGAACGGgggttcgcacagccacctgacagcggcaaaG ACTGAAGTCCTGGTCTATCACATCCTGCTGTTCATTTTCTCTCCACTCACGGTGGCTCTCAACCTGGTGGTCATCATCTCAGTCGCCCATTTCAG ACAGCTCCACACAcccaccaacctcctcctcctctctctggctgTGTCTGACCTCCTTGTAGGCCTGGTGCTGATGCCGGCAGGAATCCACCTACAgctgtcctgttggtttcttggtGACTCCATGTGTtctttgtatacattttttgctTGGTGGTCTGTTTCTGCATCAGTAGGAGACATGGTGCTCATCTCAGTCGACCGCTATGTTGCTATCTGCGACCCTCTGCATTACACTAATAAG GCTCGTGCCATGCGTTCTCACATCACATCCATCACAGCCCAGCGTTCAGGGAAGGCCGTCGCCAACAAATCTGAGCTGAAAGCAGCCCGGAGTCTTGGTGTTCTTGTTGTTGTCTTCTTAATATGTTTCTGCCCTTATTATATTTTGACCCTAACCGGCAACTCATTTATTCCTTCATTATCCTCTTATATGACTTTTGTTATGTATTTAAATTCATGTGTAAATCCTCTGATTTATTCCTTATTCTATCCTTGGTTCAGAAAAGCTGTTAGACTAATATTCACTTTGCAGATACTGCAGTCTGACTCTTGTGATTCCACCATGGTCTAG